The Pseudomonas putida nucleotide sequence ATGGGCGCTCGCTACAGAACAGTCATGGCTACCACTCTAGACCACTGCTTACCCAGGCATGCCATCCGCCCGCGGGCGCAGCAGGATCGGCAGATAATGCCAGAGGAACAGCAGCAGCGCGCCACTCCAGCACAGAATCGAGACGTCGATGCCGAACGGTGTGAACAGCGTGAGCAGTACCCGTGCCAATGCCGCCAACTGCATCAGCGCGAATGCCCAGGCAATGCTGCCGGGCACCTGCAGCTGCCTTCCGGTATGGCCGAGGCTGACCCGCGCCATCATCGCCACGATCAGCCCGGTCATGCCACCCACGGTCAAGGCGTGGGCCACCAGGCTCGGGTTGAGCGCGACCCCGGCGTGCCACAGCGCCATGCCCAGGCAGGCCAGTGCCAACCACGCATAAGCCAGGTGCAACGACCACAGCAGCGGCACCCGCCACAGGCCACGGTCGTACCAAAGCACCAGGCGCACGCCGTGCAGGCCGAACAGCGCAGCGAACAGCACGGCCATGGCCGGTTGCGGCACGTCGGCCATACCGCTGGCGAAGGCGGGCGGTAGGGCGATGCTCAGCAGCAGGCAGGCGCGGTCAAGCCAAGGGCGGGCAGTGGCCGGGGTCATGTTGCCCAGCCCGCGACGGGTGAAGAACGGGATCACCCGGCCACCGAGCAGGGTCATCATCGCGGCCACCAGCCACAACCCGGCGAAAATACCCCGGCGTTGCCCCAACTCGTCCTGGCGCAACCAGCCAATCAACGTCAGCCACTGGCAGGCGGCAATCAGCAGCACCAGGCCGATGATCGGGTAGTTGTTGCGCAGCCGCCGCTGCACGATCGGGCGCGCCAGGGCCAATGCCACCAACGGCAGAAAACTGCCCTGCAACACCATCAGCAACCAGGCTGGCAGCGGCAGGAACCAGCTGGCCCGGCCCAGCAGCCAGAGTAGGAACAAGGCTTGTAGCGGTCGCCCGCTGAGGCCGGGTATACCGCTCCAGTTCTGCACCGCAGTGAGCAGAAAGCCGGCGATGATGGCGACAGCGAAGCCGTACAGCATTTCGTGCCGATGCCAGGCGAGCATGCCGCCTGGCGGTGTGGGTTGCAGTACCCCGGCCAGCACGCCGGCCCAGATCAGCAAGGCGACCAGCGCGAACAGGCTGCCGCCGAGGAAGAACGGCCGAAAACCCAGGGCCCAGACGGCCTGGCGTGGACGGGAATCGATCGGTTGTACGAGCATGGGCTGACCTCGGGTCGATCAAGGGCGTTGTTGTCTGCGTGTTTGAGGTACTATCACGATCCGTGCCATCGCCAAAGGCCTTGAATATCAAGGTGATGGCACTGCCCTGGGTGTTATTGACCCCTTGTTTCTTAGTCATTACGACTTGCAGGAGAGTCGTAATGACCTGCTTCAGGATTCACGCTTTGTCCAACCTTTCGCAAAATCCACTGCTGCAATACCTGGCCCGGCTGGCACCCTCCAGCCAGCAGACCATGCGTTACATCCTCCAGGATGCCGCCGACCGGCTCGGCTTCGTCGACTGCAACCTGGTCGATGTGCCGTGGCACCGGCTCGAACCTGGCCATGTGATTGCGCTGGTGGCGGCATTGCGCGCCGATGGTTATGCGCCGAACAGTTCCTCGCTGTATGTCAACGCGGTACGCGGGGTGATGAACGAGGCGTGGCGCCAAGGCCTGATCGACCATGAACAGCTGTTGCGTATCCGTGAGGTGAAGCCTGCGTCCGGCAGCCGCCTGCCGCCCGGGCGCAACCTGCGGCGTAGCCTGATCCGCGAACTGATGGACTTGTGCGAGGCCGACCCGCGGCCCCAGGGCGTGCGCGATGCGGCGATCATCGCCTTGCTTTACGGTACCGGCATGCGCAAGTCGGAGTCGGTGGACATCGACCTCAGCCAGGTCGACTTCGAGGCGCGCAGCCTGCAGGTCACGGGCAAGGGCAACCGGCAGCTGATCAAGTACGCCCCGGCCTGGGCGTTCGAGAAGCTGCAGGCATGGCTGGACCTGCGCCGCGAGGCGTTGCCCGAAGGGGCGTCCGATGACCTGTTCCTGTTCAACCGCATTCGCCGTGGCAACCACATCACCCGTGCCCGCATCACCAAGCATGCGATCTACTACATCGCCCGACAGCGCGGTGCCCAGGTGGGGGTGAAGATCATGCCCCACGATTTTCGCCGGGCGTTCATCACCCGGGTGATCGAAGAGCATGACCTGTCGATTGCGCAGAAGCTGGCACACCATGCCAACATCCAGACCACCGCCGGTTATGACCGGCGCGATGACAACGAACGGCGGCGTGCGGTGGATCGGTTCGACTACTGAGGTCAGTGAATACTCGAAGCCAAATCGAAGATCGGCATGTACATCAGGATCACGATCACCCCGATCAGCAACCCGATGAAGGTCATCAGCAGCGGCTCGAACAATTTCACGAACCACTCCACCCAGCGGCCGATTTCCTGATCGTGGAAATCCGCGCAGCGTTCCAGCATTTCCCCCAGGTTCCCCGATTGTTCCCCCGCCCGCAGCAGCCGCAGCGACACGGGCGTGACCAACTGCCCGGCTTCCAGTGCGTCCGATAACGGCAGCCCTTCACCGACGCGCCGGCTGGCCTGTTCAAGGCCTTGCGCCGAAGCGCTGCCGAGCAGCCCGTGGGCCATGCCCATGGCGGTCAGAATCGGGATGCCGCCCTGCAGCAGGATGCCCAGCGAGCGGTAGAAGCGCGCCAGTTCATACATCACCAGGCGCTGATGCAGGGCCGGCAATCGCCGCAGTTGCCGTGATGCGCAGCGCCGTACCAACGGGTTGCGGCGCAGTACCACCAGCGCACCGATGCCGCCTGCAAAGGCCAGTCCCAGCGGCAGTTGCTGGGCATGCAGGAACAGGCCGATGTCCATCAATACCCGGGACATCCAGGGCAGTTCGCTGCCCATGCCCTCGAACACCAGGCTGAAGCGCGGCACCACATAGCCGAGCAGGAACAGCACCACGCCGCCGCCGACCAGCAACAGCAGCAACGGGTAGACTGAAGCGCCCACCAGTTTCTGCCGGACCAGGTCCAGGCGCTGGCGATAGCCGATGTAGCGGGCCAGGGCATCGCCCAGCGCGCCGGTGCGCTCGCTGGACTGCACCAGCGCCACGTACAGCGGCGGGAAGACCCGTGGCTGCTGCGCCAACGACTGGGACAGCGAGTGGCCTTCATAGAGCTGGCGCACCAGCTCGGTCAGGACTTTGCGCGAGGCGCCGACGGGGGATTTTTCCGCCAGGCTTTCCAGGGCATCGATCAGCGGCAGGCCGGCATGCAGCAGGGTGGTCAGTTCCTGGCTGAACAACACCAGGTCGAATGTTGCCGCGCGGCGCCAGGCCAGCCCGCCCAGGGCTTTGCCCTTACCGCGCACGCTGACCACCCGCAGCCCCTGGTTCTCGGCCTGGCGCCGCGCGTGTTCGGCATCCTCGGCGTCGATCTGCAGCTGCACGATGCCCTGTCTGCCGAGGGCCTTGAGGCTATAGCGCATGTGAGTTCTCCTCATTGCCAGCTGGTGATTTCAGCGTTCTCGCCATCGCCGCCGGGCTGGCCGTCCTTGCCCATCGACAGCAGGTCGTACTCACCGCCGTTTTCACCCGGCTGACGGTAGATGTAAGCGCGGCCCCATGGGTCCTGCGGCACGGCCTTCTGCAGGTAGGGCCCCGACCAGTGCGACTCGCCACTGGGGGCGGCGACCAGCGCCTGCAGGCCCTGTTCGCCGGTGGGGTAATGGCCCACTTCCAGGCGGTACAGGTCCAGGGCCTTGCCCAGGCCTTCGATCTGCGCCTTCGCCACCTTGGCTTCCGAGCGACCGAGCTGGCTGAAGTACTTGGGCGCGACGATACCGGCCAACAGACCGAGCACCACCAGGACCACCAGGAGCTCAAGCAGGGTGAAGCCACGTTGAGGGTTGGATCTGCGCTGCATGGTGAAGCCCTCCGCTGCATGGGGACACGCTTTTTCAAGCCACATGCAACAGCCGTGCACGTCTGCCTCGGGGCCTTGCGCCATGCGCCATGGCAAGCGGCACAGTGCTTGCGTCGTAGCAGAAAAGCCCGGGTTTTCCGGGGCATTTCCCCCATATCGGGGGGCACGGCGGGGAGGCGACCGACATGCGTGTGGTGATCCTGATAGTGACCTGGCTGGTGGCGGCAAGCGCCCAGGCCGACATGTACATTTCCATCGATGCCAAGGGTGGTTATGTACTGAGCAACGTCCACCGGCCAGGACGCCATTACGAACGGGTGATCAGCGAGCCACTTGCCCAGGCTGGCCCGGCCGGTGCCCAGTTGATCACCGGGCGGCCCTATGCCGAACTGGTGGCTGCGGCGGCCCGCGACTACGATGTGCCGTTGGCGCTCCTGCATGCGCTGATCAAGGCCGAATCAGGCTACAACCCGAAGGCCCGCTCGGCGGCCGGGGCGGTGGGGCTGATGCAACTGATGCCCGACACAGCCAAGGAGATGGGCGTGGAAGATATCCTTGACCCCGAAGACAATGTGCAGGGCGGGGCGCGCTACCTCAAACGCATGCTGACCCTGTTCGACAATGACATCACCCTGGCCGTGGCGGCCTACAACGCGGGCCCCGATGCCGTGCGGCGGCGGGGTGCGGTACCGCCGTTCGCCGAGACCCGCC carries:
- a CDS encoding type II secretion system F family protein — translated: MRYSLKALGRQGIVQLQIDAEDAEHARRQAENQGLRVVSVRGKGKALGGLAWRRAATFDLVLFSQELTTLLHAGLPLIDALESLAEKSPVGASRKVLTELVRQLYEGHSLSQSLAQQPRVFPPLYVALVQSSERTGALGDALARYIGYRQRLDLVRQKLVGASVYPLLLLLVGGGVVLFLLGYVVPRFSLVFEGMGSELPWMSRVLMDIGLFLHAQQLPLGLAFAGGIGALVVLRRNPLVRRCASRQLRRLPALHQRLVMYELARFYRSLGILLQGGIPILTAMGMAHGLLGSASAQGLEQASRRVGEGLPLSDALEAGQLVTPVSLRLLRAGEQSGNLGEMLERCADFHDQEIGRWVEWFVKLFEPLLMTFIGLLIGVIVILMYMPIFDLASSIH
- the gspG gene encoding type II secretion system major pseudopilin GspG — translated: MQRRSNPQRGFTLLELLVVLVVLGLLAGIVAPKYFSQLGRSEAKVAKAQIEGLGKALDLYRLEVGHYPTGEQGLQALVAAPSGESHWSGPYLQKAVPQDPWGRAYIYRQPGENGGEYDLLSMGKDGQPGGDGENAEITSWQ
- a CDS encoding lytic transglycosylase domain-containing protein: MRVVILIVTWLVAASAQADMYISIDAKGGYVLSNVHRPGRHYERVISEPLAQAGPAGAQLITGRPYAELVAAAARDYDVPLALLHALIKAESGYNPKARSAAGAVGLMQLMPDTAKEMGVEDILDPEDNVQGGARYLKRMLTLFDNDITLAVAAYNAGPDAVRRRGAVPPFAETRRYVPNVLREYRRLQGLADDSPL
- a CDS encoding NnrS family protein, with amino-acid sequence MLVQPIDSRPRQAVWALGFRPFFLGGSLFALVALLIWAGVLAGVLQPTPPGGMLAWHRHEMLYGFAVAIIAGFLLTAVQNWSGIPGLSGRPLQALFLLWLLGRASWFLPLPAWLLMVLQGSFLPLVALALARPIVQRRLRNNYPIIGLVLLIAACQWLTLIGWLRQDELGQRRGIFAGLWLVAAMMTLLGGRVIPFFTRRGLGNMTPATARPWLDRACLLLSIALPPAFASGMADVPQPAMAVLFAALFGLHGVRLVLWYDRGLWRVPLLWSLHLAYAWLALACLGMALWHAGVALNPSLVAHALTVGGMTGLIVAMMARVSLGHTGRQLQVPGSIAWAFALMQLAALARVLLTLFTPFGIDVSILCWSGALLLFLWHYLPILLRPRADGMPG
- a CDS encoding site-specific integrase; amino-acid sequence: MSNLSQNPLLQYLARLAPSSQQTMRYILQDAADRLGFVDCNLVDVPWHRLEPGHVIALVAALRADGYAPNSSSLYVNAVRGVMNEAWRQGLIDHEQLLRIREVKPASGSRLPPGRNLRRSLIRELMDLCEADPRPQGVRDAAIIALLYGTGMRKSESVDIDLSQVDFEARSLQVTGKGNRQLIKYAPAWAFEKLQAWLDLRREALPEGASDDLFLFNRIRRGNHITRARITKHAIYYIARQRGAQVGVKIMPHDFRRAFITRVIEEHDLSIAQKLAHHANIQTTAGYDRRDDNERRRAVDRFDY